The genomic stretch GGCCAGCGCGACCAGGGTGATCGGCCAGGACCGGGGACGCAGCCGGGCCAGCAGTGCCACCCCGAGACCGGAGAGCGGCCACCAGACGGACACCGGCAGGGCCGGGTCGCGCAGCAGGCGGATCCCGAACTCGGACACCCCGAGCCCGAGCAACAGGCAGCCGACGAGGAGCCCACCGTCCCGTGTCAACCGCCCCTGGGCAGTCACGTCGTGCCTCCCGTAGGGTCGGCGGACCGCAGCGATCGGCACTGCTGGCACCCCTGTTCGCGCGTCTTCGTCACGCTCCGGGCAGCAGGATCGACGAGCCGTTCACCGGACTTGACCCCGGACTCCCGGGACCACTCCCGTGCCACTCCCGTGGCGTTCTCGTGCCGTTGCGTGAACCGGGACGCAAAGGGTCAGTTCACGCGTCCTCCATCAGAGATCGTGCCCGTTCGTGTGTACGGTGGCCGGACCAGACGACTTGCGGAGGTCCACGTCATGAGAAGGCCATCGGCACCCGTGCCCGCCGGAGCCGACCCGGCACTCGCCGGGGAGTACCCATCGGCCGGCGACGAGGTGGTGTCGATCTGCCGTGACCTGCTGCGGATGGACACGAGCAACTACGGCGACAACAGCGGCCCGGGCGAGCGCCAGGCCGCCGAGTACGTGGCCGCGCTGCTGTCCGAGGTGCAGATCGAGCCGCAGGTGTTCGAGAGCGAGCCCGGTCGCACCAGCGTGGTTGCGCGGTTCCCGGGCACCGACGCCGGCCGCCCGGCGCTGCTCGTGCACGGTCACCTCGACGTGGTGCCCGCGCAGAAGGAGGACTGGCGGATCGACCCGTTCTCCGGCGAGATCGCGGACGACTGCCTGTGGGGCCGCGGCGCCGTGGACATGAAGGACATGGACGCGATCATCCTGGCCACGATCCGGCAGATGCGCAGGGAAGGCCGCAAGCCCCCGCGCGACATCGTGCTCGCCTTCATGGCCGACGAGGAGGCCGGCGGGGTCAAGGGCTCGAGCTGGCTGGTGGACAACCACCCGGATCTCTTCGAGGGGGTGGACGAGGCGGTCAGCGAGGTCGGTGGTTTCTCGGTCGAGCTCCAGGGCCGGCGCACCTACCTGCTACAGAGCGCCGAGAAGGGCATCGCCTGGGTGCGCCTGACCGCGCGCGGACGGGCCGGTCACGGCTCGCAG from Kineosporia sp. NBRC 101731 encodes the following:
- a CDS encoding M20/M25/M40 family metallo-hydrolase, with protein sequence MRRPSAPVPAGADPALAGEYPSAGDEVVSICRDLLRMDTSNYGDNSGPGERQAAEYVAALLSEVQIEPQVFESEPGRTSVVARFPGTDAGRPALLVHGHLDVVPAQKEDWRIDPFSGEIADDCLWGRGAVDMKDMDAIILATIRQMRREGRKPPRDIVLAFMADEEAGGVKGSSWLVDNHPDLFEGVDEAVSEVGGFSVELQGRRTYLLQSAEKGIAWVRLTARGRAGHGSQVNGDNAVTHLAEAVARIGAYRWPTVIPATVRAFFEGVREQTGVSLLAGEEVDVEKLREMFGTTARWLEATVQNTANPTVLDAGYKHNVIPGQARALVDCRYLPGQRDELMRTLTELAGDRVTVEVLHGDVALEAGFEGGLVDAMRQSLLELDPGAAVLPYCLSGGTDNKAFSRLGIRGYGFAPLKLPADLDFAGMFHSIDERVPLESLRFGVRTFDRFLQLA